In Rhodanobacter denitrificans, the sequence AGTTGTCGGTGCTCGCACTCTATAAAGTCGTTAACGGCCAAGCCGGCTTGGTGGAGCGATTCCATCCGGGGGTACAGGCCTAACATTTCGTTCAAGGCGGACGGCTACGCCGCCGCTTAACTCAAGCGTTATGCCTCATATGAGCCAACACTCCCGCCCTCTCGTCGTAGGAGCTTTAGCATCCAGCTTTACTGTACCTGCACTGATGGCGCTACTCATGGCGTTCTCGTCAATGAGCATCATGACTCCGCCCATACTGATCTTCTTTGTGGGCGTTCTAATTACGGCCCCCACAACGTGTCTGGTTGCGATGCCGCTGGCGTTGTTGTTTCGTCGCTTTGGCAGACTAAATGCGATCTACATGTGCCTACTCGGCACGGCACTAGGCGCATTGGCGCTCGGCCTTTATACGCTAGATAGCACGTACTATCCTCAGATGAACGACAAGGCTTTTGCTCTCTGGGTCGCGCGGCAAGCAGCGTTGAAGTCCCTCATGCCAGGAGCAGTGTATGGTTTCGTATCGGCGGCAGCGTTTTGTGTCGGTGCCGGCATAACAGTTCGTCCAAGCGGACGCCGTACCGGCGCCGCTTAACTCAGGCGTTAGGCCTCACTTGAAAGACTTCACTCGCCAACCAACGCAAAAAGAGCGTGCGCTTGCTGTTGTCCTCAATGCAGCTCTCTGCATCTTGTTTGGCTGGCTGGTGGCATTCCTTGCGTTTCGCAACATGTGGGTTGCTGCTTCGATCTTCGGCGCTCTTCTCATCGTCACTTTGGTGCTGCTCGTCCGCGCTGCCTTGGGTGCTCGCCAAGCACTCAACCGCAAGCAGGCTCATGTATTCACCTGGGTTCTTATGGTGCTCGGTGCGGGCGGAGTTGCGATCGCATTGCTGGTAGACGGCACTTCCGCCCAACGCTTCATGGTTCTTGCTGGATCAATCACACTCTTTTCCACCGGGCTTGCCGGCGTGAGAGGCCGAGGCCATGATGCCTAACACCTCGTTCAAGGCGGACGGCTTCGCCGCCGCTTAACTCAAGCGTTAGCACTCATGTTCCGAACCTTCTCGCCAGTCCCACTAGCGGATAAAACCAAGCGCTGGGCATATCGCATCCAAGCGCACTATCCCAACGTGTTCGGCTTCTCCGCATTCGGGGACCTGTTCGTTTGCTCGCAAGACGGCCGTCAGGTCGCTGTAGTAATGACCAACCTTCCGAAACTTGAGCAGCTCAACTTCGACTCTATCGAGTCATTCACCAGTACCTTCCTTACGAGCGCAGGTGTTGTTGAGCATGTTTTGCGCCAGTCCGACTACGAGCACCTTGTTTCCAAGCTTGGGCCTCTCAGCGACGATCAGTGCTTTTTCCCTGTTCCATTCCAACGGATGGGCGGCTCAGGCACACTTGATACATACGATAAAGGGGATGTTTGGGTGCACTTGGATTTGCTCGGGCAAGTCATGGGGCTCTCAGCATGAGTGCTAACAATTCGTTCAAGGCGGACGGCTTCGCCGCCGCTTAACGCCAGCGTTAGTCGGTAGCTCGTGTTGGTTCTTTGTGCCGTGTGCTTCGCCCAGCTTCGCGCTAGATTGTCGTCCGTCGCCGCAGCAGCATTTTGCGCAGCATCGCGACAAGTCCTCAGCCTTCAGAGCTGGTAGTTTGTGGGGGTCGGTTGCTCATCGTTCTTCGCTCGTCCAGGCCAACAGCCCCGCCCAAGCGCAACTCGGCGCAACCGTCTAACATCTCATTCAAGCGGACGGCTGCGCCGCCGCTTAATTCAAGCGTTAGGCCCCGTAGGAGATGACAATGGTTCTGAGGTGGGCGTTGGCACTGTTGGGGATTCTTGTCAGCCTTGTTATTGCAGGCTTACTCGGAGGCCTTACGGCTGAGCTTGTCGGGCTCTGGCATCTTCTTGGCGTTGGTTTCGGCGCTGCGTTCGCGGTCGTAGTTGTGGCTTACCTTGCCGCGCCCAATCACAGGATTTGTGCTGCTGTTGTGGCGCTCGCTCTGGGGGCTATTGCTGCATGGCTGCTACTTGAACCTTCTTTCTACCCAGAGAGCTACGGGGCCGCTCGTGCCTACGAGCCAACTCATCTGCCAATCGCCGTTACATACGTCGGCGGTCTACTCGGGCTACTTGTTGCAACGCTCATCAGGCGCCGGTCTGGGCCTAACCACTCGTTCAAGGCGGACGGCTGCGCCGCCGCTTAACTCCAGCGTTGAGGCTGTAGAAAAAGCCCTTTCCACGGATGGATAGACGGCCAAAATGACAGCCGTTGCATCACGTCACTCAACGGCGTGGTTTCTTGGGGTTTCGCGTTACGGGTTGCCCGGCTTGATCTGACGCGATGGGTGGGCGTCCCAGGCGCCCATGGCGCGCCTTGTGCCGCTCAGGCCGCCTTGCGGTAGTTCACCCACTTCTCGATGTTGTGGACCAGCGCGAACAGCTTCCATTGGCCGTCCACCTTTGCTTGGCCGCGAAGGGTGAAGCGATTGAGCCGCTTGTTGGCGCGCACGTTGCCGAAGACCGGCTCGACGGTAGCGAAGCGTCGTCCATACTGCTCGCGTCCCCACGCGCTGTCGATGCGCTCGCGCGTGCGCTGGCTATGGGTTGGCTCGGCTTTGCGGGTGAGCACGGCAACTTGCCGTGAGCGTGTGGTTTCGGGTTTTCGCAAGCACTTCGCACGCAGTGGGCAGTCCTTGCAAGCACCGTCGGGGGCGCGGAACTTGATCGCGGCATAGCCGCCAATGGTGCAGTCCTTGCCGTTGCGATGCAGGCGTTTGCCGGCCGGACAGATCACATGCGACTGGTCTGGCGCGATGATGAAGTCCTCGCTGCCGAACAGCCGCGGCTTGCCGGGGGTGCGCGACTTGTCGTGCAACGGATCGGGCTTGGCCAGGTGCTTGTCCTGCCCGGCGAAGCGTTCGTCGCGCCGGCGCATCGCGTGGTCGGCGATCAGGGCGTCAATGCCCTGGTCGGCCAACGCGGCGAGGTTGGCTTCGCTGTGATAGCCGGCATCGGCGGTGATCAGCGTCGATGCGGTGCGCTGCTCGGCGCAGGCGTCCAGTACGGGCAACAACAATTCCTGTTCGGCGCCGGTGCCGTGAGCCGAAGCCTCGACGATAACCTGGTGCCTGGCATCGACCACGGCCACGCCGCAATAGCCCTGGATCACGCCCTTGTCGGTGGCCAGCTTGGCCGATGCGTTATCGGTGCGATTGGACTTGCGGACCTTGCCGCGCGAACCGGGCCGATCTTGCGGATGATCGGCCAGCCATTGGCGGATCTTCGTTGCCTCGCGAGTAAGGCGCTCGATGCGTTCGGCGGCCTTGGCATCCCGCACGTCTTCGGCCGCGCCGGCATCGTTGGCCTGGTGACGTTCCAACATCGTGGTGGCCGCGCGCTCCATCTTCTGTGCCTGCGCAAGGAACTCCGCGCGCGTACCGGAGCGGTGTTTGGACGCGTTGGAAGGCAGCTTCACGCCATCGATGGCGAACATCTGGCGCCCGATCAGACCCTCGCCGTCGAGCAACGTCAGCACCTGGGCAAAGACGGTCGCGATCGCCCCGCGCGAGCGGCTGACGAAGTCCGCGATGGTGGTGAAGTGTGGCTTGGCGTCGCCGGTCAGGGCGATGAACAGCACGTTGTCGCGGCAGGCGCGCTCGATCGAGCGGGAGCTCACCATGCCTTGGGAATACGCCAGCAGCACCGCCTTGAGCAACATCGTCGGCGCATGGGCCGGCGCGCCGCTGTCGTCATTGCGGTAATGCGCATCGAAGGCGGACAGATCCAGCTGATCGACCAGATGGTGCACGGCATGGGCAAATGATCCCGGCACCAGCTGCGCCTGCAGATCCACCGGCAACAGCCGCGGACTCATATCGATATGCCGGTAGCGTGCCATGCCGCCCCCTTGTTCACGTGGGGCTATTGAAGCAGGATGGGCGGAGGTATTTCTACAACCTCGTTAGCCTCTATGCGCACACTGTTCGCTTTTCTACTGCTCGCCGCTTGCAGCCAAGCGTCGGCGACTTCATGCAATGCGGTGAGCCAGGCACTCACCAACGTCCAAAGGATTGCGTGGGCTCCCGTGTTGGCCAAGCAACTAAAGGTCAGTTCGGCTTCGGTGAACCAATCGTTCGCTCTTGCAGACTGGCGCATCATCTATGTCGAAACTCCTGACACAGATTCGCCATTCCTTTTCTTCCACGGCGACCCACTCAGCACTCACTTTATTACTTTGTGGGCCGGTGCCGCCCGTTCGCAGGAGGAGGGCGCCATCAAAGCTTGGGTCATCAAAAATGCGCCAGGTATCCCTGAGCCGCTCGCAGCTTGTTTTGCGTGGCACGTCACCAAGGTACGTAACCGGTAAACTCGGCTAACAACTCGTTCAAGGCGGACGGCTACGCCGCCGCTTAACTCCAGCGTTGAGGTTGTAGAAAAACCACTTCTGGACAAGTTGACCGCCAAGCAGGGGAAAAGCGACCTCACAGAACGCTCTACAATCGACGCGCAGCCTGCCGGGAAGGGTTCAAGTACCCCCTGAAATCATGCGAATCCGCGCCAGGGTACTTTTTCTACAACCTCGTTAGATGTGGAGGTTTCCGTGCGCACCTTTGTGCTTTTCCTTGTGGCAGCCCTACTACTCAGCACTGCAGCGCAAGCTACGCAGCCTTATTCTGAGCAGTTTTCCGCCAAGTTTAAGGCGGCGGTAGACAATGCAATGAGCCAACCGACTGCTGATGGCAGGACTAGGCTTCTAATGGAGGCCATGCGCGGCGGGACCGACAGCGAAGTGTTTTTTGTCTTTCCGCTACTTTTCCCTCGCAGGGTCATAGATGCCGCTCAAAACGCGCATATATGTGTCGCTGAGATTTCGTCTTCAATCAGTAATGGCAAAGCGTACTTGGCTGCCGCTCCGGCTGAGCGGGAAGATTTTCCTCATGCGCAGGCAAAGAAAATTCGGTCTGACATGGATCGCCTGATCACGTGTCTCGATCGATACTATGCCAATGGCCAGTTACGACTTCCTTCGCAATCATCTAACTGATCGTTCAAGGCGGACGGCTTCGCCGCCGCTTAATTCCAGCGTTGAGGTTGTAGAAAAACCACTTCTGGACAAGTTGACCGCCAAGCAGGGGAAAAGCGACCTCACAGAACGCTCTACAATCGACGCGCAGCCTGCCGGGAAGGGTTCAAGTACCCCCTGAAATCATGCGAATCCGCGCCAGGGTACTTTTTCTACAACCTCATTAGGCCTCAGCATGTACACCGACCGTTATGGAAAATTCACCTGCAATATCGCCGGCTTTTTCGCAGGCTTGGCTGCGCTGGCTATTCTACTTGTAGCGTGGGGTTGGGGTGGCTTTGCAACAGGGGTTTGGGTTGACGGCTGTCCTGACGTCGTTGCGGCTTATGCCTGCCCAAAGTGGTGGGAAGACATTTTTTTGTTTGCTCTCCCGCCAGTTCTTGTTGGCATCTCAATTTTTAGCGGTCTTTGGGTTCGGCGCTCTATGTTTGTTTGTCCGGCCTAACCAGTCCGTAATTCTACTGTGTCACTAAAGACGTCTGGTGCTCGGATGCGCCATGCCGCAGCAAGGACATCGCGCCAACTGTCGCGCGATCAGGCGGGCGAGACGAAAGTGTACGGTCGCGATCGAGAGCGGTTGATGGCGCTGCATCGGCCCCGGCCCCACGCGGGCGGAAGCCTTCGGGTACGGCAGGCGCCTTGAATCGTGCACGGTTTTTTTTACTGCCACGCAAGCGCTCCAACGTCAGGAAGCCGTAGGCCGCGATACACAGGCTGGCGTGATGATGAAAGCCGCGCCAGTTGCGCCCCTCGTAGTGACCCAAGCCGAGTTCTTGCTTGAGTTCCAGGTAGTCCCGCTCGATGCGCCAACGGCCCTTGATGGTGCCGACAAGGGCCTTGAAGGTCGTCGCTTTCGGCAACGTCGACAACCAGTAGCGTAGCGGTTCGGCGTCGCCGCCAGGCCATTCGATGACCAGCCATTCGGGCGCGCGATCGCGGTCGTCGTGGGCGGCGACCACGCGTACGCGGGCGAAGCGGCCGGACAAGGGTTCGGCGGAGCCCTGCCGCCAGGTAATGGTGCGGTACGCCCGCGCCGGCAACGCCTGCGCCAACGCACGCACACTGATCGGCCGGTGCGCCGCATCGCGGCATACCCGCACGCGGGGGCGTCCACCACCCGTCGCAGGCGGTGGTGGCGTGGCTGGTTGATGCTTGCCCCACCACACCGCCGTGAGCGGCCTGACGCCCAGCGCGTAGATCAGGTCTTGCGTGCTCAGCGCATCGCGAAGCATGCTGTCATCGCCGTAGGCGGCATCGCCCAACACGACGCCTCGCGGCACGCCCGCCGCGACGGCGGCGCGGATCTGCGCCACCGCAATCTGGTTCTTGGTCAGAAAGCCGACTGATGCGGGCACCCCAACAGCGGCACATCGCTGCGGGTCGTCGGTCCATTCGGCCGGCAGGTATAGCTGATACGCCAACGGCAGGCTGTTGGAGTCCGTCGCCAGCGACAAGCTCACCGCCACCCGACAGTTGTCGGTCTTGCCGGTCTGCCCGCAGTACTGCCGGGCTACGCCCACCGAGTGCCTACCCTTCTTCGGAAAGCCGGTGTCATCAATGATCCAGAAGCACGGTGTGGTTCCGCCGTGCGTCAGCACGGGCAGCACCTGCTCGGCCACGGCGGCCAGCAAGGCATCGTCGTTCCATGCCGACGTCGACACCAGGTGATGCATCGACTGGTGGGTCGCCCGTA encodes:
- a CDS encoding T6SS immunity protein Tdi1 domain-containing protein, whose translation is MFRTFSPVPLADKTKRWAYRIQAHYPNVFGFSAFGDLFVCSQDGRQVAVVMTNLPKLEQLNFDSIESFTSTFLTSAGVVEHVLRQSDYEHLVSKLGPLSDDQCFFPVPFQRMGGSGTLDTYDKGDVWVHLDLLGQVMGLSA
- a CDS encoding IS1182 family transposase, with amino-acid sequence MARYRHIDMSPRLLPVDLQAQLVPGSFAHAVHHLVDQLDLSAFDAHYRNDDSGAPAHAPTMLLKAVLLAYSQGMVSSRSIERACRDNVLFIALTGDAKPHFTTIADFVSRSRGAIATVFAQVLTLLDGEGLIGRQMFAIDGVKLPSNASKHRSGTRAEFLAQAQKMERAATTMLERHQANDAGAAEDVRDAKAAERIERLTREATKIRQWLADHPQDRPGSRGKVRKSNRTDNASAKLATDKGVIQGYCGVAVVDARHQVIVEASAHGTGAEQELLLPVLDACAEQRTASTLITADAGYHSEANLAALADQGIDALIADHAMRRRDERFAGQDKHLAKPDPLHDKSRTPGKPRLFGSEDFIIAPDQSHVICPAGKRLHRNGKDCTIGGYAAIKFRAPDGACKDCPLRAKCLRKPETTRSRQVAVLTRKAEPTHSQRTRERIDSAWGREQYGRRFATVEPVFGNVRANKRLNRFTLRGQAKVDGQWKLFALVHNIEKWVNYRKAA
- a CDS encoding IS701 family transposase — translated: MGIGLEGRFERYGEAMVIAMGHADRVAPTRWYLQGLMLPGGRKSVEPMAARVRPQDVRATHQSMHHLVSTSAWNDDALLAAVAEQVLPVLTHGGTTPCFWIIDDTGFPKKGRHSVGVARQYCGQTGKTDNCRVAVSLSLATDSNSLPLAYQLYLPAEWTDDPQRCAAVGVPASVGFLTKNQIAVAQIRAAVAAGVPRGVVLGDAAYGDDSMLRDALSTQDLIYALGVRPLTAVWWGKHQPATPPPPATGGGRPRVRVCRDAAHRPISVRALAQALPARAYRTITWRQGSAEPLSGRFARVRVVAAHDDRDRAPEWLVIEWPGGDAEPLRYWLSTLPKATTFKALVGTIKGRWRIERDYLELKQELGLGHYEGRNWRGFHHHASLCIAAYGFLTLERLRGSKKNRARFKAPAVPEGFRPRGAGADAAPSTALDRDRTLSSRPPDRATVGAMSLLRHGASEHQTSLVTQ